In Mercurialis annua linkage group LG5, ddMerAnnu1.2, whole genome shotgun sequence, a single genomic region encodes these proteins:
- the LOC126681867 gene encoding uncharacterized protein LOC126681867 translates to MTSNIAEFLNATNIAARELPITTKLEFLRSLVQKWTHANRNCARSLKTDMTKVAEDILNESYIRSMNLTVCPANDNIYTVTKTKTPFSVNLDTQTYCCRKFQTDKIMCPHAVAVIRKYNKDLLFNCSKYYMKETYVNTYKHTVYPVTNKSTWNTPQEVKDIIVMPPESRTKSGRPKKKRILTGHVKRSKNKCTVCKKMSHNEKTYRG, encoded by the exons ATGACTTCAAACATTGCAGAATTTTTAAATGCAACAAACATAGCTGCAAGAGAACTGCCCATAACGACGAAGCTCGAATTTCTACGTTCGCTTGTGCAAAAGTGGACTCATGCAAATAGAAATTGTGCAAGATCATTAAAAACAGATATGACAAAAGTGGCTGAGGATATATTGAATGAAAGCTACATTCGATCTATGAATCTAACG GTATGCCCTGCAAATGACAATATATATACTGTCACTAAAACCAAAACTCCCTTCTCGGTCAATTTGGACACACAGACATACTGCTGCAGAAAATTTCAAACAGATAAAATAATGTGCCCGCACGCAGTTGCTGTAATTAGGAAATACAACAAAGATCTTTTGTTCAATTGTTCAAAGTACTACATGAAGGAGACGTACGTCAACACGTACAAACACACTGTGTATCCAGTGACGAATAAGTCAACATGGAATACACCTCAAGAAGTAAAAGATATAATCGTGATGCCTCCAGAATCAAGAACAAAATCTGGGAGACCGAAGAAGAAACGCATATTGACAGGACATGTAAAAAGGTCAAAGAATAAATGCACGGTTTGCAAGAAGATGAGTCACAATGAAAAAACATACAGAGGATGA